A genome region from Arachis duranensis cultivar V14167 chromosome 6, aradu.V14167.gnm2.J7QH, whole genome shotgun sequence includes the following:
- the LOC107495837 gene encoding uncharacterized protein LOC107495837, with protein MARGKWVCSYKKITLFICFFNIAVALFCLRSLYASIYIYSGSVGRNTVLYKPDQIQKMEESEQIRKAHKPVELVKWVKKFEGEFSSETVAVELPQHLKRKIVDEVLQRLRSLNSNRTNSSDSLGIDKERQAVENWRKERLNEIKLALVRGTSSSSINFEEAGILARALDSGWDTLSEEIGLWIPVQVANEEHDDKPNGAEEFDEEVLPGRPLPPVCNAELHTDYGGDAVRWGLTHPQDSAADCCQACLDQAKNAKEGEKKCNIWVYCPSEFGCHSPDIYQHKHQECWLKFAEKPKLNFKDRYPEWYRNSHPSAPVIVPWASGVVSA; from the exons ATGGCAAGAGGGAAATGGGTTTGTTCTTACAAGAAGATCACCCTATTTATTTGCTTCTTCAACATTGCCGTTGCACTCTTCTGTCTTCGCTCTCTCTATGCTTCTATCTATATCTACTCCGGTAGCGTTGGAAGGAACA CTGTGTTGTATAAACCAGATCAGATTCAGAAAATGGAAGAATCAGAGCAAATCCGCAAGGCGCACAAACCAGTGGAGTTAGTAAAATGG GTGAAGAAATTTGAAGGGGAGTTTTCGAGTGAAACCGTGGCAGTTGAGTTGCCTCAGCATTTGAAACGGAAAATAGTTGATGAGGTCCTGCAGAGACTAAGGAGCTTGAATAGTAATAGAACAAACAGTTCCGATTCCCTCGGCATTGATAAGGAACGAC AAGCAGTAGAAAACTGGCGCAAGGAAAGATTGAATGAGATTAAGTTGGCCCTTGTTAGAGGGACTTCGAGCTCAAGCATCAATTTTGAAGAGGCAG GCATACTAGCAAGAGCTTTGGATTCTGGTTGGGATACGCTTTCCGAAGAAATTGGCCTTTGGATACCTGTTCAAGTTGCAAATGAGGAACATGATGACAAACCAAATGGTGCCGAGGAGTTTG ACGAAGAAGTTCTTCCGGGTAGGCCCCTTCCACCCGTGTGCAATGCGGAACTTCACACAGATTATGGTGGCGATGCAGTTCGATGGGGTCTTACTCACCCCCAAGATAGTGCAGCCGATTGCTGTCAAGCTTGCTTGGACCAGGCTAAAAACGCCAAAGAAGGCGAAAAGAAATGCAACATTTGGGTTTATTGTCCATCAGAGTTTGGGTGTCATTCTCCGGATATTTATCAGCACAAACATCAGGAATGCTGGCTGAAATTT GCTGAGAAACCGAAGCTGAACTTTAAAGATAGGTATCCGGAATGGTATCGAAATTCGCATCCGTCTGCACCCGTGATTGTTCCGTGGGCCTCTGGAGTTGTTAGCGCATGA